A single region of the Schizosaccharomyces osmophilus chromosome 3, complete sequence genome encodes:
- the pma2 gene encoding P-type proton ATPase, P3-type Pma2, with translation MQNSDIGADPSGSYPSRQYVHRQTSQEGDNRFSNDWNTRTYVYDDSNPHSTQQETDSIASSGHERYTDSDQGNHESSAVDYDNASGAVAPNAQNQPPQSPAGHTAAQQLPQQQQQHEPTQQQSQHEPPSSPPDSANNEKAAEAVNQPQPQNQQQPGGDGDEDDDDEDIDALIEDLYSQDNQEEEEEEEEKHEPGGVKTVPEELLQTDPKQGLSQSEVEQRQSKYGLNQMKEEKQNNFKKFLSFFLGPIQFVMEAAAALAAGLRDWVDFGVICALLLLNATVGFVQEYQAGSIVDELKKTMALKSSVIRDGHVVELEAKDIVPGDILHLDDGTICPADGRLISDDCYLQVDQSAITGESLAVDKHKNDTMYSSSSVKRGEAYMVVTATADSTFVGRAASLVGAAGQAQGHFTEVLNGIGTVLLVLVILTLLCIYTAAFYRTVRLARLLEYTLAITIIGVPVGLPAVVTTTMAVGAAYLAKKRAIVQKLSAIESLAGVEILCSDKTGTLTKNRLSMGEPYCVEGVDPDDLMITSCLASSRKKKGLDAIDKAFLKALRDYPKAKQKLSKYKILDFHPFDPVSKKVTAIVETPEGERVTCVKGAPLWVFKTVQEDHEVPQEISDAYREQVNDMASRGFRSLGVARKVEGKQWDILGIMPCSDPPRNDTGRTIGEAIRLGLRIKMLTGDAVGIAKETARQLGMGTNVYNAERLGLGGGGDMPGSEVYDFVEAADGFAEVFPQHKYSVVDILQQRGYLVAMTGDGVNDAPSLKKADTGIAVEGASDAARSAADIVFLAPGLSAIIDALKTSRQIFHRMYAYIVYRIALSLHLEIFFGLWIIILNRLMNLELIVFIAIFADVATLAIAYDNAPFAPKPVKWNLPRLWGLSTVVGILLAIGTWIVNTTMIAEGQNRGIVQNFGVLDEVLFLQISLTENWLIFITRCNGPFWSSIPSWQLTGAVLVVDILATIFCIFGWFKGGHQTSIVAVLRVWMYSFGIFCFIAGVYLILSESAVFDRLMHGKAKKGGSTRTLEDFVLRLQRTSTHHEQDGKHNG, from the coding sequence ATGCAAAATTCAGACATTGGTGCTGATCCTAGCGGGTCGTATCCCAGTCGTCAATACGTGCATCGTCAAACATCTCAGGAGGGGGACAATAGATTCTCTAATGACTGGAATACCAGGACGTACGTATATGATGACAGCAATCCTCATTCCACACAGCAAGAGACTGATAGCATTGCTTCTTCCGGCCATGAAAGATACACTGATAGCGATCAAGGAAACCATGAATCTTCAGCTGTGGACTATGACAATGCATCAGGCGCTGTAGCCCCAAATGCACAAAATCAACCCCCTCAATCCCCTGCTGGGCATACTGCTGCACAACAACTACCtcagcagcagcagcagcatGAACCTACGCAACAACAAAGTCAACACGAACCACCATCTTCTCCTCCAGATTCTGCTAATAATGAAAAGGCTGCTGAAGCAGTTAATCAGCCACAGCCACAAAATCAACAGCAGCCTGGTGGAGACGGGGACGAAGATGACGACGACGAGGATATTGATGCATTAATAGAAGATTTATACTCCCAGGATaatcaagaagaagaagaagaagaagaagaaaagcatgAACCGGGCGGTGTCAAAACGGTTCCAGAAGAACTTCTTCAAACTGATCCAAAGCAGGGTCTTTCCCAATCTGAAGTTGAACAAAGACAAAGCAAATATGGTCTAAACcaaatgaaggaagaaaagcaaaacaacTTTAAGAAATTCCTCTCATTTTTCCTTGGTCCTATTCAATTCGTTATGGAAGCCGCAGCCGCTTTGGCTGCAGGTCTTCGTGACTGGGTAGATTTTGGTGTCATTTGTGCGCTTCTATTGCTCAATGCAACTGTTGGTTTCGTTCAAGAATACCAGGCTGGCTCAATTGTGGACGAGTTGAAGAAAACTATGGCTTTGAAATCCAGCGTCATACGTGACGGACATGTCGTTGAATTGGAGGCCAAGGATATCGTCCCAGGTGACATTCTACACCTTGATGACGGTACCATTTGTCCAGCAGATGGTCGGTTAATTTCTGATGATTGCTACCTTCAAGTAGATCAATCTGCAATTACTGGTGAATCTCTTGCTGTAGACAAGCATAAAAATGACACCATGTACTCTTCATCTTCGGTTAAACGAGGTGAGGCATACATGGTTGTCACAGCTACTGCTGATTCGACTTTCGTTGGAAGAGCCGCATCTTTAGTTGGTGCAGCGGGTCAAGCTCAGGGTCATTTTACTGAAGTTCTCAACGGAATTGGTACTgttcttcttgttctaGTAATTCTTACGCTCCTCTGTATTTATACCGCAGCATTTTATCGTACTGTTCGTCTCGCGAGACTCTTGGAATATACTTTGGCAATTACCATTATTGGTGTACCAGTGGGCCTTCCCGCAGTTGTCACAACAACAATGGCTGTTGGTGCTGCTTATCTTGCAAAAAAGAGAGCTattgttcaaaaactttCGGCCATCGAATCTTTAGCAGGCGTGGAAATCCTTTGTTCAGATAAAACCGGTACCTTGACTAAAAACAGACTTTCTATGGGTGAACCTTATTGTGTCGAAGGTGTTGATCCTGATGATCTTATGATTACTTCTTGTCTTGCATCTTCtcgaaagaagaaaggtCTGGACGCCATCGATAAAGCATTCTTGAAAGCTCTGAGAGACTATCCTAAAgccaaacaaaaattgtctaaatataaaattttagaTTTCCATCCTTTTGATCctgtttccaaaaaggtTACTGCTATCGTTGAAACTCCAGAAGGTGAACGAGTAACATGCGTGAAAGGTGCACCGCTATGGGTATTCAAGACTGTTCAAGAAGATCATGAAGTTCCTCAAGAAATTAGTGATGCGTACAGGGAGCAGGTTAACGATATGGCTTCTAGAGGTTTCCGTTCACTTGGTGTCGCCCGTAAAGTAGAAGGAAAACAATGGGACATTCTCGGTATTATGCCTTGCTCGGACCCACCTCGTAATGACACTGGTCGTACGATCGGCGAAGCTATTCGTTTAGGTTTGAGAATCAAGATGCTTACCGGTGATGCTGTCGGTATTGCTAAAGAAACAGCTCGCCAACTAGGTATGGGAACTAATGTTTATAACGCCGAACGTCTTGGTTTAGGTGGAGGTGGTGATATGCCTGGCTCTGAGGTTTATGACTTTGTAGAAGCTGCCGATGGATTCGCTGAAGTCTTCCCTCAGCATAAATATTCAGTAGTCGATATTCTTCAACAAAGAGGTTATTTGGTGGCAATGACTGGTGATGGTGTCAATGATGCTCCTTCTTTGAAGAAGGCAGACACTGGTATTGCTGTTGAAGGTGCCTCCGATGCTGCTCGTTCAGCTGCTGATATTGTCTTCTTAGCCCCTGGTCTTTCAGCTATCATTGATGCTTTGAAAACATCTCGTCAAATTTTCCACCGCATGTATGCATATATCGTTTACCGTATTGCATTGTCTCTTCATTTGgaaatcttttttggattatGGATTATCATCTTGAATCGCTTGATGAATTTGGAATTAATCGTCTTTATTGCAATTTTCGCTGATGTTGCAACACTAGCAATTGCATATGACAATGCTCCGTTTGCACCAAAACCAGTTAAGTGGAATCTTCCTCGTCTGTGGGGTCTCTCTACAGTTGTTGGTATCCTTTTAGCCATTGGCACTTGGATTGTAAATACCACCATGATTGCCGAAGGACAAAATCGCGGTATCGTACAGAACTTTGGTGTCCTTGATGAGGTGCTCTTCCTTCAAATTTCACTTACTGAAAACTGGTTAATTTTTATCACCCGTTGTAATGGACCTTTCTGGTCTTCTATCCCTTCTTGGCAGCTAACCGGTGCTGTGTTAGTTGTTGATATTCTCGCTACaatcttttgcattttcgGATGGTTCAAAGGCGGCCATCAAACGTCCATTGTAGCTGTTCTCCGTGTTTGGATGTATTCTTTCGGAATATTCTGTTTTATAGCAGGAGTTTACTTGATCTTATCCGAATCGGCCGTCTTCGATCGTTTAATGCACGGCAAGGCTAAGAAAGGAGGCTCTACTCGTACGCTtgaagattttgttttacgGTTGCAGCGTACTTCAACTCACCATGAACAAGATGGAAAGCATAACGGCTAA
- the rps1501 gene encoding 40S ribosomal protein S15: protein MAEEDALRAAELRKRRTFRTFTYRGVELEKLLDLSAEELIELFPARLRRRMLRGLGAGASRFIKKLRQAKAEAPVNEKPAVVKTHLRGMIILPEMVGSLVGVYNGKLFNQVEIRPEMIGHYLGEFSISYKPTRHGRPGIGATNSSRFIPLK from the coding sequence ATGgctgaagaagatgcaCTCCGCGCTGCTGAATtaagaaagagaagaacCTTCCGTACTTTCACCTACCGCGGTGTTGAGCTTGAAAAGCTCTTGGACCTTTCTGCTGAGGAATTGATTGAATTGTTCCCTGCTCGTCTTCGCCGCCGCATGCTCCGTGGTCTTGGAGCCGGTGCTTCTCGCTTCATCAAGAAGCTCCGTCAAGCCAAGGCTGAGGCTCCTGTCAACGAGAAGCCTGCTGTTGTCAAGACTCACTTGCGTGGCATGATCATCCTTCCTGAAATGGTTGGCTCTCTCGTCGGTGTCTACAACGGTAAGCTTTTCAACCAAGTTGAAATTCGTCCTGAAATGATTGGCCACTACTTGGGTGAATTCTCCATCTCTTACAAGCCCACCAGACACGGTCGCCCTGGTATTGGTGCTACAAACAGCTCTCGTTTCATTCCTCTTAAGtaa
- the ipi1 gene encoding Rix1 complex Armadillo-type fold Ipi1, protein MGKSKKAKAKRADFNKQKLKVGKSKQLPNNFTDTSFRSKTLVLPTQATIEKEEFTHDAKDRAQFSHLIGMLKHHNASQRQESLDKLSHYVLSHPGLLTTSTSLLAKVTSPLILDESAQVRESLYQFFLKVMFTIDPNLLEPNVGIMFLYTHSGMTHITPSIRNDSTRYLSLILKACRNKLSSSVLSLHWRKTLECFSSLLGWSTDSASVKRTSVFSKKSTTNLIRHISVCNEFLHLGIDPNCQSKTARSAIHLDYPYMEQNIVVHPQYDQLRTPSSFSYLSLFSASKHDLVDNPQFRFQNMLPFIPGLLDFTRDAWSDACPIVKDFRTGSGSSKICQTVLSILDVLVNYILASSFEEDHLKKQFMKIFEKIDRESGLLQANFAAEQEWKSIINQFERFKKKVDDLEEE, encoded by the exons ATGggaaaatccaagaaagcaaaagctaAAAGAGCTGATTTTAAC aaacaaaaactcAAAGTTGGCAAATCGAAACAATTGCCAAACAATTTTACAGACACAAGTTTTAGGTCGAAGA CCCTTGTTTTACCTACTCAAGCtacaattgaaaaagaagaatttacGCATGATGCCAAAGACCGTGCTCAATTCTCACATCTGATTGGGATGTTGAAACACCATAACGCGTCTCAAAGACAAG AATCGTTGGACAAACTATCCCATTATGTTTTGTCACATCCTGGATTATTGACAACGTCTACGTCTTTGCTGGCAAAGGTTACGTCTCCGCTTATCCTTGACGAATCGGCCCAAGTGCGAGAAAGTCTGtatcaattttttctaaaagtgATGTTTACCATAGACCCCAATCTTTTAGAACCCAATGTTGGTATTATGTTTTTGTATACCCACTCAGGAATGACACATATCACTCCTTCTATCAGAAACGACTCAACTCGGTATCTTTCACTCATTTTAAAAGCTTGCAGAAACAAACTGAGTTCTTCTGTACTTTCCCTTCATTGGAGGAAAACTTTAGAATGCTTTTCTAGTTTACTTGGTTGGAGTACCGATTCAGCATCAGTAAAAAGAACGTctgttttttctaaaaaatcTACTACTAATTTAATCCGTCACATAAGTGTCTGCAATGAATTTTTACATTTAGGAATTGATCCAAATTGTCAGTCAAAAACTGCTCGATCTGCTATCCATTTGGATTATCCTTATATGGAACAAAACATAGTGGTTCACCCCCAGTATGACCAATTACGAACGCCGAGCTCGTTTTCATATCTTTCACTTTTTAGTGCAAGCAAACATGATCTTGTTGATAACCCTCAATTTcgatttcaaaatatgctTCCATTTATTCCCGGACTTTTAGATTTCACTAGGGATGCGTGGTCTGATGCTTGTCCTATAGTTAAGGATTTCCGGACAGGTTCAGgctcttcaaaaatctGTCAAACAGTACTTTCTATTTTGGACGTCCTAGTAAATTATATACTCGCGTCTTCGTTCGAAGAGGATCACttgaagaaacaatttatgaagatttttgaaaaaatagatCGCGAATCAGGCTTGTTACAAGCTAATTTTGCGGCAGAACAAGAATGGAAAAGCATTATTAATCAGTTTGAGCGgtttaaaaagaaggttgatgatttggaagaagaatga
- the spt2 gene encoding histone H3-H4 chaperone Spt2: MAGTPSFQKLMALADSQSAQTVTQLEQLKKAQVREKAIELKEERDQIRRAQRERELRTKYDEEQKRRQLKEQKRASENTGQSERPPLSADEARALREHKDKERLEKKKPVSYNELLRQASDSKNPSSVTKGNTKPSIPSTSKRSSRVPEKIPSKDPFGVNSRVGIASSNSTAPASLAWLKADSPIPAGLASNLSRSSSTNAPFSGVRKKVSSRPGELVQLQAGPKRDKRSIAEVQDEIMRKRIGTPSNVNPLPKPKTAGGVPAVLPKSRSSATLSKSNITNAAERTIKRPDAPSSRVSKPKLKSRPKDDFLVSDEDDDDGAPDVSSEIWKIFGKRKQDYVSRDALYSDDDDMEATGQDVWREEQAAARAARREDELEEQRERELEMAKRRKKISRS; encoded by the coding sequence ATGGCCGGAACACCATCTTTCCAGAAACTCATGGCGCTTGCCGATAGCCAATCTGCTCAAACTGTTACACAGCTGGagcaattaaaaaaagctCAGGTTCGTGAGAAAGCAATTGAATTGAAGGAAGAGCGAGACCAGATACGACGGGCACAGAGAGAACGCGAATTGCGTACAAAGTATGACGAAGAACAAAAGCGTCGTCAGTTGAAAGAGCAAAAGCGCGCATCCGAAAACACCGGACAATCTGAACGTCCTCCTTTATCGGCGGATGAGGCTCGAGCGTTACGGGAGCATAAAGACAAAGAGCGAttagagaagaagaaaccaGTTTCTTACAATGAATTGCTTCGTCAAGCATCTGATTCTAAAAATCCATCTTCGGTTACAAAAGGCAATACCAAGCCTAGCATCCCATCTACTTCTAAGCGATCTTCTAGAGTTCCTGAAAAAATACCGTCCAAGGACCCTTTTGGTGTTAACAGTCGAGTTGGCATCGCATCGTCGAATTCAACGGCTCCTGCTTCCTTAGCGTGGCTAAAGGCAGATTCTCCTATCCCTGCTGGATTGGCCTCAAACTTATCTCGTTCTTCGTCCACTAATGCGCCTTTTAGCGgagtaagaaaaaaagtttcttctCGACCTGGTGAACTTGTCCAATTGCAGGCTGGACCCAAGCGTGACAAGCGATCTATTGCAGAAGTACAAGATGAAATTATGCGGAAGCGAATAGGTACACCAAGTAATGTAAATCCCCTTCCAAAGCCCAAAACCGCTGGCGGTGTACCTGCTGTTCTGCCAAAGTCCAGATCCTCTGCGACGTTAAGCAAATCGAACATTACAAATGCTGCCGAAAGGACTATAAAACGTCCCGATGCTCCTTCATCTCGTGTTTCAAAgccaaaattgaaaagtcGTCCCAAAGATGATTTTCTGGTGTCTGACGAGGACGATGATGACGGTGCACCAGACGTGTCTTCTGAGATCTGgaaaatttttggaaagcgGAAACAAGATTATGTATCCCGTGATGCTTTGTATAGCGATGATGACGATATGGAGGCTACCGGGCAAGATGTATGGCGCGAAGAACAAGCAGCTGCTCGGGCTGCTCGTCGTGAGGATGAATTAGAAGAGCAAAGAGAGCGAGAACTTGAAATGGCTAAACGGAGGAAAAAGATCTCCAGAAGTTGA
- the ers1 gene encoding RNA-silencing factor Ers1, with amino-acid sequence MYFTSKELSRFEEFSLRLHGNQTFEYNKDSSQNTLDSFSPEAFKSKDKVINNDSDFDMPNETGVFIAEWSPAKFQKSLKRILILPNHANLLKEFGKASNVKYKVCDENNYLTLRASTRKDLNKMLYLLNRLDSLLAQEICDHCERNLFCIGRFPSCELKFSALTIDHPLYRTLLLSPQVRKIVENPEESCFLIHLVYYDNTTNTYKNFSLCDTLGGKSSSNLNFPLFGKGDKSVIKTHLPVSLDKKGDALNKEMGTSASYSINPMSPESNRELSEGFQIVSKTKGPSEKVQNPKNTSSTTYPNLDGTKEKVNKEDQPSSISKLKKRPPKYNIKLPLRPAKSSEVAQPASDEIVVRRAVITENDGGENISEPENREQRVSTSVCSSPSLALESLSLNKHTPIEAHRRISLVSTDSGVRNLQLCLFNGNHPEHSENNENFDKQNKKILHMTLSKSLHILQSFSGEIHMSLKFGKILYPNLKPEIYQFSLSLSRFYKKNDLPKSLFSNCITNSVEEIHSFLKRPVIIQYSHSEKSYDIAKPKTVGTTDRFLFHGILKGKKKKESSTPFFMRCTSTLEECCFFESRDATSVCNFNFAAMPWDARLEVHACKVLNRTILREFSDSLCFRNDGNNSLLSFNNLDNRVVILSVQRIQENLVPFNNELLSHSTDFVLKYSQVNNFEIFTSLENPSSQNIYLQQPHKDRFSTNYTVELESPFMNSQFEHNKMMRPTETAKWDLSNPQFIGGVMIENTQDWYTAAIIIVKQLQNTNSIL; translated from the exons ATGTACTTTACTTCGAAAGAGCTTTCAAGGTTTGAAGAGTTCTCTTTACGTCTTCATGGAAACCAGACTTTTGAATATAATAAGGATTCAAGCCAAAATACACTCGACTCCTTCAGTCCGGAAGCTTTCAAATCAAAAGATAAAGTTATCAACAATGACTCCGACTTTGATATGCCTAACGAAACTGGCGTATTCATAGCCGAATGGTCTCCAGcaaagtttcaaaaaagccTTAAACGCATTCTTATCCTTCCGAACCATGCGAATTTACTAAAAGAATTTGGTAAAGCTTCGAATGTAAAATACAAGGTTTGCGATGAGAATAAT TACCTTACACTACGTGCATCAACAAGAAAGGATTTAAATAAGATGCTATACTTACTGAATAGGCTCGATAGTTTACTTGCTCAGGAGATTTGTGACCACTGTGAAAGAAACCTCTTTTGTATAGGAAGGTTCCCCAGCTGCGAATTGAAGTTTTCAGCCCTTACAATTGATCATCCTCTTTATCGAACTCTTCTTTTAAGTCCTCAAGTTCGTAAAATCGTGGAAAATCCTGAAGAGTCGTGTTTTCTCATTCACCTTGTATACTATGATAACACCACTAATACTTATAAAAATTTCTCCTTATGCGATACTTTAGGAGGGAAATCTTCATCTAATTTAaattttcctctttttggCAAAGGCGATAAAAGCGTTATAAAAACTCATTTACCGGTGTCTCTTGATAAAAAAGGCGATGCTTTAAATAAGGAAATGGGGACTTCAGCGTCTTATTCAATAAATCCTATGTCTCCCGAGTCGAATCGGGAATTATCTGAAGGGTTTCAAATCGTTTCAAAAACGAAAGGTCCTTCGGAAAAAGTCCAAAACCCCAAGAATACTAGTAGTACTACTTACCCTAATCTAGACGGTACTAAAGAGAAggtaaataaagaagatCAGCCATCAAGTATAAGCaaactgaagaaaaggccTCCGAAATATAATATCAAGCTCCCTTTGCGTCCTGCTAAATCATCAGAGGTAGCTCAACCAGCTTCAGATGAAATTGTTGTTCGTCGTGCAGTCATAACTGAGAATGATGGGGGTGAGAATATATCTGAACCAGAAAACCGGGAGCAACGAGTTAGTACTTCTGTATGCTCTTCACCTTCATTAGCTTTGGAAagtctttctttgaataaGCATACACCTATTGAAGCACATAGAAGAATTTCTTTGGTATCTACAGATTCTGGTGTTCGCAATCTTCAGCTTTGTTTGTTCAATGGCAATCACCCCGAGCACTcagaaaataatgaaaactttgataaacaaaacaaaaaaatactgCACATGACCCTCTCTAAAAG TTTGCATATTCTGCAATCATTTTCAGGTGAAATACACATGTCTTTAAA ATTTGGCAAAATACTTTATCCAAATTTGAAGCCAGAAATTTATCAATTTTCTCTAAGTCTTTCTCgcttttataaaaagaatgactTGCCTAAGTCCTTGTTTTCGAATTG TATTACTAACTcagttgaagaaattcatagctttttaaaaaggcCTGTAATTATTCAATATAGTCATTCTGAAAAGTCTTATGACATAGCGAAACCTAAGACTGTTGGAACAACCGATCGCTTTCTATTCCACGGAATACTCAAAggtaagaagaaaaaagaatcttcGACGCCTTTTTTTATGAGATGTACCTCTACTTTAGAGGAATGTTGCTTCTTTGAATCTCGTGATGCAACCTCCGTTTGCAATTTTAACTTCGCTGCTAT GCCTTGGGATGCTCGATTAGAGGTTCACGCATGTAAGGTTTTAAACCGCACGATATTAAGAGAATTCTCTGATTCTTTATGTTTCAG GAATGATGGCAATAACAGCTTGTTGAGCTTTAATAACTTGGATAATAGAGTTGTTATATTGTCGGTTCAGcgaattcaagaaaatctGGTACCCTTTAACAACGAATTGCTTTCTCATTCTACTGATTTCGTGTTGAAGTATTCACAAGTTAATAATTTTGAGATATTtacttctttggaaaatccCTCATCgcaaaatatttatttgcaGCAACCTCACAAAGATAGGTTTTCTACAAACTATACGGTTGAACTCGAAAGTCCATTCATGAACTCTCAATTTGAACATAATAAGATGATGAGGCCAACAGAAACGGCAAAGTGGGACTTGAGTAATCCACAATTTATCGGAGGTGTGATGATAGAAAATACTCAGGATTGGTATACTGCTGCAATAATTATAGTAAAACAATTGCAAAATACTAACTCGATACTTTAA
- the fta4 gene encoding Mis6-Sim4 complex subunit Fta4 produces the protein MEIYDKKKSFLTRQIQLLSHPLQIPKKLHIQSESNDFNDSIVERVFQRLHLRVKRHVRFNYSQQATQHVAAQIRKLYEQSTQLENLSSLPSCLYGDFDLRDIVSLQNLPHPWPFQLEQNEQEKQSQQDRYDMLVGELISSLSALEQIKQERKVIEDYRLSLKPFLNNTRSPARQQWKKNTELPALLSSVNVTVARANARLRNDSLMSINPVNKDQIFPLEERLKDQHFRNS, from the exons ATGGAAATTTATGATaagaaaaagtcattttTAACGCGCCAGATCCAGCTTTTGTCGCATCCTTTACAGATTCCCAAGAAACTGCATATACAGTCGGAATCGAATGACTTTAATGATTCAATTGTTGAACGGGTTTTCCAAA GATTACATTTGCGAGTGAAAAGGCACGTACGATTCAACTACTCACAGCAAGCGACCCAGCACGTTGCAGCCCAAATAAGAAAACTTTACGAACAAAGTACTCAGCTGGAGAACTTGTCCTCGCTGCCTTCCTGTTTATATGGCGACTTTGATTTGCGTGACATTGTAAGTTTGCAAAATTTACCACACCCTTGGCCATTTCAGTTAGAGCAAAATGAgcaggaaaagcaaagtcaGCAGGACCGGTATGACATGTTGGTTGGAGAATTAATATCTTCATTGTCTGCCCTAGAGCAGATAAAACAAGAACGAAAAGTTATAGAGGACTACCGACTATCTCTGAAACCGTTCCTGAATAACACTCGATCGCCTGCAAGACAACAGtggaaaaaaaacacaGAACTGCCTGCCCTCCTTTCCTCTGTCAACGTCACGGTTGCTAGAGCCAATGCTCGTCTCAGAAATGACTCCCTCATGTCTATAAATCCAGTTAACAAAGACCAAATATTCCCTCTTGAAGAAAGACTTAAGGACCAGCATTTTCGCAATTCTTAA